Below is a window of Agrobacterium vitis DNA.
ATCGGCCTCATGGGTTTGGGAGGGATGATCATCCGCATAGAGCATCACCCGGTCGGTGGTCGTATCATGAAGGGCTGCCAGAAACAGTGTATCCTGCGGGATCGCGATACCGGTCTCGATCAGTCCGGCCCGGACATCAGGGTCATTCAGCAAGACCGCCAGCAACCGGGCATTGACCTCTCCCGAATAGCCGCCGCAGGCACCGCAATGCAGGCCACTGGCATGGGGATTGTTGACGGTATTGGCGCCGTGCCCTGTCAGAAGCACCAGCCGTGCAAAGCCCGAGGTCAGCGACATGGCGCGCAGCACCGCACCGGCGGCCTTGATCCGGGTCGCTACATCAAGCGCCGGGTCGAGTTGGGGGGCGGGATCATTTGGAACTGGAGCGTGGGGGAGGCCGAGGGCATCACTCAGCAATTTGCCGACATAGATCGGCCCTGTGGCCTCGACGAAAGCGAAGGAAGAGACGGCGGCCAGCTTGAACCGGCCCCAGGCCCGCTTCGCCCGCGCCTTGACCCGCTGCGGCTCGGCATCCTCGGCCCTGTTGGGTCCGCCAGCGCTGGATTTGAGTGCAGGGTTGAGGAGAACCGGAAGCCGCAATTCCTCGACATCGGAGGCAAAGCGGCGATGCGCCGTGCCCAGACCGAAAAAGCCTGCAAAGCCAAGCGTCTGGATCTGTGGATCGGTGCTCTCTAGCGCACGGCGAAACACTTCCGAGCGCACATCGATGCAGAAGGCGGCCTGAACCAGAGGCCGGGTTTCGCATTTCTGCGGGGCAGTTTTTGTCAAAGTCCGAGCCAGTTCCCGCTGTGCCGCCCGTTCGGCTGCGTCCTGAAGGATGGCGTCGATTAACAGATCGGGCGTCGCCACGACCGGTGCCGCATGGGCCGCCCGCATATGCGCCCAGGCTTCGCCGATTTGGTCGCCATAGCGCAGAAACAGCGCCTCCTCCCATATCAGCCGGATTGCCAGAAGGTCCGTAATCGTTTGGTCGGCACCACCGGCCAGTTCCGCTTGCCAGAGCTTGTAGCGTGCATATTGCCCCCAACCGCCCAATGACATCAGCATCTGATGAAAATAGGTCTCCAGCGCCCCGGCAGGCAGACTGAGACGGATGGATGCACGGGCGATAACCGCCATCGCCGTTTCCGGCGCCTCCGACACATGCCGTGCAAAACCGCGCAGACCGGCGATTTCCGGCGTCAGGTCATGGGTTGCCACGGCCCGCCAGGCGCTATAGGCGCTTTTGCCACGCGGCGCGGCCCACAGCGCCTGTCCCTCATCGAAATAGCCCGCCATCCAGGCGCCGAGCCGTTCAGTGATGAGACCCGGCCATTCCACCCCGGAGACCTGCGCCGCCAGATCCGCCACTGAGGACAGTGCTTTTGGCCTTGGTGGGTTGAGAGTGGCTGCAGCCTTCAGGGCGGCAAGATCGGTTGGCCGCAGATCGGCAGGCGCGCAGGCCCAGGCGGCCAGCAGATCCGCATCGGAAATCTCGCCTGCGGCGATCTTCTGCTGGTACCAGTGGCGCGGCATGGTGATGGTGATGCCTGCCACGCGCGCCAGCCGGGCGCCCGCCTGGGCTAGGGTTTCGCCAGCCTGCCCGAGAAAGGGATTGACGGCGACGCTCGACATCAGCGGCCAGACGGGGGGAATGGCACGCGCGGCACGGTCCGCCGCCGTCTCGAAGATCATTGGATCGGCTTGGGTCGGGATATGGCTATGCAACATGGTCAAAACTCCGATTTCATCAAGACAGGCTGCGGATCGACCAGCCACCGACCAGGCGGTCGAAGATGGCATTGACGTAGAAGCCGTTGGAAAGATGGACGCGCAGGCCCGCCGCTGCCGGATGATAGGCCCAGAGCGGAAACATGGCCTGCACCACGGCAACCAGACCGAAGCTGACGACGGCCAGCACGATCAGCGCCCATTCCAGCGGTTGCGGTGCAGGCGTGGGGGGCAAGATCCCTGAGGTCATCAGGGTGGCAGCCATTTGCAGTGCGAAATAGCCGACCGAGGTCGCTATGGCATAAACCGCCGTGCGCCGGGTCAATGCCTTGGGGGCTGCATCGGCAAAGCCTTGGGCGAGCATGTAGGCGACACCGAAAATCAGGATGGCGCCAAGTGCAATGGCCTGTGGCGATTTATGTGTCAGCCCGAAACACAGACCCACGACGCAGTAGATGGCAAGGGCAGACAGAAAGGCTCGCCCGACCGCGCCCGCATCGGGTACGGCCACCGGGCCGGGCCGGGGAAGTGCTGCAACCCGCTCCACCGCGCCACCAGAGGCCAGAAATGAGTGGGCCTTATAGAGCGAATGCGCCACGATATGCAGCAGGGCCAGCGCAAACAGCCCCAGGCCGCATTCGAAGATCATGAAGCCCATCTGAGCAACGGTGGACCAGGCCAGCGAGGTTTTGACCGCCGGTTGGGTCAGCATCACCAGACTGCCGAACAAGGCCGTGAAGCCGCCCAGTATGACCAGCGCTGCCAGCACGCCGGGAGCGAGCAGCATGACATCGGCAAAACGGATCAGCAGAAAGCCACCGGCATTGATCACCCCGGCATGCAAAAGCGCTGAGACGGGGGTTGGCGTTTCCATCACTTCGGTCAGCCAGCCATGGGTGGGAAACTGCGCGGATTTAAGCGCGGCTGCCAGCGCCAGCAGGCCTGCTGCGGCAACAATAAGGGCTCCGCTCTGTCCTGCGTCATATCCGGCACGGGCAGCATTGAGATTTTCACCGATATCGGCGGTTCCATAGGCGATTGCCAGCAAAGCGGCCGCACCGGCCAGCGCTGCATCGCCGAGGCGGGCGGTGATGAATTTCTTGCGTGCGGCGCGCTGGGCCGCCACCCGGCCCGGATAAAACAGCAGCAATTTGTGGAGAAACAGACTGGTGGCGATCCAGGCGAGCACCAGTTGCAGCAGGTTGCCCGCCATGACCAGCATCAGCACCGAGGCGAGGGTGGCGCAGAGCCAGCCGGTGAACGGCCCCTGCCGGTCTTCGCCGTCCAGATAAGTGGCGGCATAGCGTGTGACCACCCAGCCGATGAATGTCACCAGAACCAGCATGGTGGCGCTGACGGCATCCAGCCGAACCGATAGACCCACCGTGGCAAACCCAATCAACGGGCTGTTGCCTGGGCCAATCATGATCAGCGTGATAACTGAGGCCAGTGCGACTGCAAGCGCCAACAGCGCGGCTGCTTGGGCCAGTCGAGGACTATGTCTGGGCCGTTGCTGTTGTTGCGTAAAGCTGATGGCGGCGCTTACAAGCAGGGCAAGGGGCGCCAGCAAGGGTAGGAAATGAATGGACACGGAGGTATTCCCTTCAGGCAGGATCGCTTCGGGAGCCACTACTATCCAAGACCTGTTCCCAAGAAAAATTCATTGTTTTGTCGATATCGTTCGTTTTAAAAGAACGATATGAGAGATCTTAATTTCAATCATCTGCGCTATTTCTGGGCGGTCGCGCATGAAGGCAGCCTGACACGTGCCGCTCAACACATGAACCTGTCGCAATCGGCACTCTCGGTTCAGATCCAGAAACTTGAACATCAGATGGGGCATGCGCTGTTCGAGCGTGTCGGCAAGAAGCTTGTGCTGACAGAGGCTGGGCAGATCGCGCTCGATTATGCAGATACGGTGTTCAAGGCCGGTGACGAATTGATGAGCACGCTCAGTGGCCGCCCCACCTCCAGCCGCCAAGTGCTGCGGGTCGGGGCGCTGACGACGCTGTCGCGCAACTTCCAGCTGGAATTCCTGCGCCCGCTGGTCGGTCGCTCCGACGTGGAACTGATCGTGCGGTCCGGCAATATGCGCGATCTTCTGGCGCAACTCGAAGCCCATGCCGTCGATGTGGTGCTGGCAAATAGCGCTGCCCCGCGTGATGCACGCTCACTGCTGCGCAATCATCTGCTGAACGAGCAACCGGTCAGCCTGGTCGGTCGCCCCCGGCTTGGTGGGCAGAGTTTCACATTCCCCCACGATCTGAGCACCGAGCCATTGCTGCTGCCCAGCCTCGACAGTGATATCCGCGTGGCCTTCGACCGGATTCTCGAAATGGCTGGCATCAGACCGGTCATTCTTGCCGAGGTGGACGATATGGCGATGCTTCGCCTTTTGGCACGCGAGCGTGAAGGTGTCACACTGGTGCCACCCATTGTCGTGCGCGACGAACTGGAGACTGGCTTGCTCATTGAGCATTGCCGTATTCCCGAAGTGACGGAGAGCTTTTACGCTATAATTCAGAAGCGGCGGTTTCCAAACACATTGCTGGCTGAATTGCTAGAGCATCGCACCGAAAAGTGGGAACCGGTTTTCGGTGCGATGCAGTGACTAAAACTGAGAACAACGTGCCGTTTGCGATTTTCTTCTCAATGCTCTGACGATGCGAGAGCGCCAAGGATCTGGGCAAAAGGGGACGGAAACTGATCCCGTCCCGGATTTACATCATTCCCACTCGATCGTGCCGGGCGGCTTGGATGTCACGTCATAGACGACACGGTTGATGCCGCGGACTTCGTTGATGATGCGGGTGGCGGCGCGGCCTAGGAACTCCATGTCATAGTGGTAGAAGTCAGCGGTCATGCCATCGACGGAGGTGACGGCGCGCAGCGCGCAGACGAATTCATAGGTACGGCCATCGCCCATCACGCCGACGGTCTGGACCGGCAGCAGCACGGCGAAGGCCTGCCAGATAGCATCGTAAAGGCCAGCCTTGCGGATTTCGTCCAAATAGATGGCGTCTGCTTCGCGCAGGATGTCGAGCTTTTCGCGGGTGACGCCGCCCGGGCAGCGGATGGCAAGGCCAGGGCCGGGGAAGGGATGACGGCCAATGAACGAGTCGGGCAGGCCAAGCTCCTTGCCCAGAACGCGCACTTCGTCCTTGAACAATTCACGCAGCGGTTCCACCAGCTTCATGTTCATCCGGTCCGGAAGGCCGCCGACATTGTGGTGGCTCTTGATGGTGACAGACGGGCCGCCGGAGAAGGAAACGCTTTCGATGACGTCAGGATAGAGCGTGCCCTGGCCGAGGAAGTCTGCGCCGCCGAGCTTCTTGGCTTCTTCCTCGAAGGTCTCGATGAACAGGCGGCCAATGATCTTGCGCTTGGTTTCCGGGTCGGACACGCCTTCCAGCTCGCCGACGAAGCGGTCGATGGCATCGACATGGATCAGATGGAGATTGTAATGTTCCTTGAACATGGCAACGACATCTGCCGCCTCGTTCTTGCGCATCAACCCGTGGTCAACCAGAATGCAGGTCAACTGGTCGCCGACCGCCTCATGGATCAGCAGAGCTGCGACCGAACTATCGACCCCGCCGGACAGGGCGCAGATCACCCGCTTGTCACCGACCTGGGCACGGATCTGCTCGACCGCCTTGGCGCGGTAGGCCGACATGCTCCAGTCGCCGGTAATGCCAGCGATATTATGGACGAAATTCTGGATCAGCTTGGCACCATCAGGCGTATGCACCACTTCCGGGTGGAACTGTACGGCGTAGTATTTGCGGGCCTCATCGGCAATGAACGCGAAGGGCGCATTGGACGAGGTGGCCAGAACCCGAAAGCCCGGCGGGATCGCGGTGACGCGGTCGCCATGCGACATCCAGACCTGATGGCGTGAGCCAACCGACCAGAGGCCTTCGAACAGCTTGCAATCCTGCTCGATCTCAAGGAAGGCACGCCCGAATTCGCGGTGATGTCCGGCTTCCACCTTGCCACCCAGTTGGGCGCAGATGGTTTGCTGGCCATAGCAGATACCGAAGATCGGCAGGCCGCTGTCGAAAATCACCTGGGGAACGCGAGGACTGCCTTCATCCAGTGCCGAGGCGGGGCTTCCAGACAGGATAACCGCCTTTGGCTTCAACCGCGCGAAGCCCTCTTCGGAGGACTGGAAAGGGACGATTTCGCAATACACGCCGGTTTCACGAACGCGCCGCGCAATCAGCTGCGTTACCTGGCTGCCGAAATCGATGATGAGAACGCTGTCGGGATGTGCTGTCTGGGTCATGTCGAGCCTTTAATGAAAAGCAGTGTCCGTGGCAATCCGGGAAATGCCGGCATGGCAAAAAATCTCTTGTTCGGCGCGGCCGGATCAGAACCAGAAGGTGCCGTATTCCACCGCCTTGACCAGCGCGTCTACCGCCTGGGCCAGATTGCGGTCAACGACACCAAGATACTCCGTCCAGTCGCCGACATGTTTCAGTTCCGCCTTGCCATCAGAAATGCCGCGAAGGCCGATCAGCGGCAGGTTGAAGGTCTGGCAGGCGCGCAGCACCGCATAGGTTTCCATATCGACCATGTCGGCGGAGATACTGTCATAGACCGGGCCTGAGACGATATTGCCGCCGGTCGACAGGCTGGCCACGGCAACGCCGGGAATGCGCAGCGGCAGGTCCACCGTAGCTGGCAGATCGAGGAAGGGTGTACGGCCTTTCTCGAAACCGAGCGGCGAGGCGTCCATATCCCGGTAAGCGACTGAGGAGACCTGGTAGACCGCGGTCTGTTCCAGCCGTGACGAGCCTGCCGAACCCAGCGAGACGACGAGATCGGGAAGCGTTCCTGCTGCCTGGAGGTCTCTTAGGGCATTGGTGGTGACAATGGCGCTTTCCACCGGACCGACCCCGGTCATCAGCGGTTGGATGCGCAGGCGCAGGAGCGGGCCATATTCGGCATCGACGGCCATGACGAACAGAATGGACTTGCTGCACACCGATTTCAGATCAAACGTCATTCCCTGATATCCTCACGGCCCCGCATCACCATCAGTGTGCTGGTCATCGAGGCAATTAATTTGGCTGGGCCGTCGGAGATGGCATAGCCACGGCCGTCGGCGACGATAATGGTGGAGCCGGGCTTGGTGATCTCGCCGCGAAACAGAAACCGGTCGCCGCGCCCGGGCGACATCATATTGACCTTGAATTCGATGGTCAGCAGCGAGGTCTCCGGTGCGATCACCGTATAGGCGGCGTAGCTGCAAGCTGTGTCGAGGGCGGCGGAAATCACGCCTGCATGCAGGAAGCCATGCTGCTGGGTGAGCTTGTCGTGAAAAGCCAGCTCGATTTCCACCAGTTTATGGCTGATGCGGGTCAATTCCGCGCCGATGGTCTGCATGGCGCCCTGCCGTGCAAAGCTTGCCGTGATCCGTTGCTGGATATCCGCGTCCATGTGGCTGCCGCCTCTTTCCCTCTCGTCTGCCTGCCATTTGGCATGACAGAACCGGTTCGGCAAGCCTGTTGATCGGGTTTGGCCTGTTGATGGGCTTTGGGCACGACGGTTTTGCGGCGGTGGTTAATTCAGCAGGAAAAGCGCGCCGTTCAGCACAGTGGCGAAAGAAACCCAGGCGAAATAGGGGATGAAGCATAGCATCGCCACCCGGTCCAGGCGCCGGACCTGCCAGACAAAGGCGAGGATCAGCGCCAGCATCGGCAGGATGACAATCAGGCCAAGACCGGTGCTGTGTGCGCCGAAGAACGCCGGAGACCAGAGGAAATTCAGCAGCATCTGGCCAAACCACAGCGCCATGGCACGCGATGCGCCCCGCGATTGCCGCATCCGCTGCCAGATCCGAGCGCCTGCAAGGCCGATCAGCACATAAAGCACGGTCCAGACTGGCCCGAAGATCCAGCCGGGCGGATTGAAAAAAGGCTTTTCTAGCCCGTCATACCAGTCGCCCGGCAGATTGGTCAGGCCGATCATTGTGCCGATACCGGTGACGGCGGCCATGAAGATGAGATTGGTGAGAGCACTGCGCATGACGAGACTATCTATAGCATCAAGCCCTGGATGGAAGGGGATAAGCGATCCTTAGATGCGAATGATGTGCTGGTCCCAGTTCACGGTCTCTGATCTGTCCAGGAACCGGCCATCATAGGAGGACGTCGCAAAGCCATGGGCCGCAGGCGCGATACCAGCCGCCTCGCTCAGGCTGGCGGTGTCCAGCACCTTGCCGCTATCGGCATCCAGTGTTACCGAAAGGCCGCCATTTGGTGAGGTGATACCGACCAGTCCCTCGCGACGGTTGACGGCAATCGCCCCGACATAATTGGCAAGTCCACGGGTGATATCCGGCGGCAGATCGAGCCAGTGCAGGGCTTCGCCCCGCCTGAAATGGCCGACCAGTGGCGGCAGGTCGCGGCGTGGGCCTTCATACTGGCAGGCAAACCAGATCCGGCCACGCGCGTCGAGATCGATATGCCGGGTGGAAAGCTGGCGCAGGGCGTCTGGCAGCGCGTGTTTTTCAATCAATGCGCCGGTCCTGGCATCGGCCAGCACCAGAGATGGCTGCATATGGTCGAGATTGAGCTTGGTGCGGCCAAAATCTGGATTGGTCTCAATGCCGCCATTGGCGATGATCAGCAAGCTGCCGTCATCGCTGACGCTCATGTCATGGGTGCCAATGCCATGGGCGGAAAATTCGCCGATCCGGCTAAACCCGTTAGTCGCATCGTAAAGCCCGATCATGCCGCGATTGTTGTCGAAATCGTTCTCGCTGGCATAGAGCAGCTTGCCATCGGGGGAAAAATGCCCGTGGCCGTAGAAATGGCGGCCCGCCGGGGCGTTGACGACCACGGGTGCCACCTGCTGTTGCCGGTCGAAGATGAAAATGAATGTGCCGGGACGCCTCGCAAAGGCGGCCACCTTATTGGCGCTGGCCGCAAGCCCATGGGCGCGGCCTGGCAGGGCGACGCGCGCAACGATCCGGCCATCTTCGCTGAGCAAGGCGGCGCCAAACGATCCATCTTGGCCACGAAAGGCGGAGGCATAGACGGCATCGGTTGCCGTCAGCGCTTGCGCCTGCGCCTCAGTCAGCCCGGCCAGATAAACGGCGCCTGCGGCTTTCAGAAAGTGTCGTCGGTCCATCAACGCGCCGCGCATCGGGATCAATCCCCGTCCGCGAAGGAAAAACCGGCACTGAGGCCGACGCCGCCGCCCAGTCCGTCGCTGAGATCGGTGATCATGCTGCGGCTGTCATCGAGCAGGCTGACCAGTTTCTTGCGGTTTTCTGGTTGACCGACTGCCGCCTCGATATCCGGCGTCATGGATTGGGTGGTCTGGATCAGCCGGTCGGCCAGCGTATTGATGGCGGGGATGACACTCCGCTTGCCCTCCGGCAACAGGTTTGCAGCGCCGGTGTCGTTGAGAAGCTGTTTGAGGCCGTTCAGGTTTTCCTGCATGCTGACGAAGGTCAGGCCGGAGCGCCAGAAAATCGCCTGCTTGGGCGCGATACGGCCCCCTGCGCCTTTGAAGAATGTTTCGATCCGCTCGTCGCGCACGGTTTCGGTTCCGTGGACGAGAATGCCGAGCAGGCCGGTGACGGCCTCCGACGGGGTGCGGAAGACATCATTGTCCGGGCCCGGCTGTTTCCAGGCGGTCTGGATGCCGCCGGGCGCTTCCCAGAGGCTGGACAATTCACCGGCCATGTTTTCGATATTGCCAGCAATTGCTGCGCCATAGCGGCAGCGGAACGCGCCGTCGGCCTGGTTCAAAGTCTCGGAGCCGGTGCCGTAGAGGACATATTCCAGCGCGCCAAGACCCTGGATCGCCACGCTTTTCTCATGCAGGGCTTCCGGCTTGGTGAAGCTGTCGTCATTGGAGGCGATGGCACCCTGGATCTGCTTCAGCGCCAGCCCCTTGCGGTCCGGGTAAAACAGGATGTGTTCAAAGCGGTTTTCCTCGATCACCGGCCCGACCCGGACGATCTCGATCCGCGCCCAGGCGCGCACGGCCTGCTCAAAGCCATCCTTGGCCGCTTTGACGGTTTGGTCGGAAGGGGTCGCGCAGAGGGCATTCATCCCGGCATGCAGGGCCTTGGCCTTGTCGAGGAAATTGCGATAGCCGGGGCGGATAAAGCCATCCACGGTCTTTGCCATCACATCTGGAACTGCGGCGGTTTGCAGGGCCGTCGCATGGGGGGCGGCGTCCTGCGCCAAGACTGGCAAGGCCTGGAGCGGGAGGAAGGAAAGTGTCAGGGCGAGGGTCAAAATCCGGCATCGAGCATTGGGCATCAGAGTGACTCCAGAAATGTAATCAACGCCTTGCGGTCGCCCGGCGTCATGGATGCAAAGGCGTTGCGGGCTTTTTCCGCCTCGCCGCCGTGCCAGAGAATAGCTTCTGGCAGGGAGGTGGCGCGCCCGTCATGCAGATAGGCCTGGCGACCGCCCACTTTGGCTGTGAGACCGAGGCCCCAGAGCGGCGGCGTGCGCCATTGCTGGCCGCTGGCCAAGCCGACCTGTTGCCCGTCGGACAGATCGGGACCCATATCATGCAGCAGGAAATCGGAATAGGGCCAGATCAGCTGGAAGGAAAGGGCCGGGTAGGCGGCATTGCGCCGCGTCACATATTTCGGCTGGTGGCAGCTGGCGCAACCGGATGCATAAAACAACGCCTTGCCGGCCAGAACCTGGGGCTTTGTCACGTCGCGGCGCTTGGGAGGGGCCAGCGTTTCGCTATAGAATGTCATCAGATCCAGCACCGGCGGCGGTGCCTCGACCGGGCCAAGCCTTACCTGCACGCCGTTCGGCATTGCCAGGCATTGCGGCTGGTTTGCCGTGCAATCGCCTGCATGACGCGGATCGTCGGGAGAGGAGATGCCGATGTCACCGGCCAAGGCGCTCGCCGCCTGATCGCGGACCGTGGCGTTTTCCGCTTTCCAGCCGAAACGTCCGATCTTTATTTCGCCGCTCAGATGGTCGCGCACCTTGGCAACAGTACCCGAAACGCTATTGCCCGCTTGCGCCTGCCGCTCGGCATTGGCCAGAATATCCTCGTCGGCAATCGCCTCGATCAGGCCCATGCCGATCATCGGATTGGCGATGCGGGGCGACAGCGTGGTGTCTGCTCCAAGCGGACCATAACCGAGCGCGTCGATGCTGTAGGTGGGAACCCGCAGCGTCTCCGTTTCACCGCCGGCAAGCGTTACGGTTTTCGGTTGATAGGTCACGGCCAGCCGCCCCTCGGCGGCAAGACCGGGTACGGCGCGGTCCTGCAATTGCCGGCCATAGGTGTCATCGCCAAAATTCAGCGCCTTCAAGGCGGCAATCGCGGCCTTTTCCTCGTCGGTATGCGCGGGTCGAGCCAGTCTTAGAAACATCGAGGTGGCATCGCCATCCGGTCCGGGTGGATGGCCACGACCGCCGCGCTGATGACAGCTTTCGCAGGAGCGGGCGTTGAACAGCGGCCCCAATCCGTCCGAGGCCTGGGTGGAGGAGGGAGCGGAGACCCAGAATTTCTGAAAAAGCGCTTCGCCAAGTGAAAATTGCTGCTGCTGCTCGAAACTCAAGGTGGCGAGCGGATGGGTAAAGGCCTTGGCATCGGCGGGACCAGTAGAACTCGCAGCGCCCGCCGTCATCGCCTCAAAGGCTTCGGCTTTTGAAAAGTCGTTGGTGGGGACTGTAACGGCATTGACCTTGATGCGATCGGCCGGTGTGAGATCCGGGCGCAGCTCCGCTGCAAAGGCGCCTGCTATCAGGCTGCTTTCGAGCAGGCTTCCCATCAGCAGGGCACCGCCAAGCAGGATTATCGTCGCTGTCTTCAGCCGCACGTTCGGCATCCCTATGATAATGGCCGCCGCCCGGTGGTGGGCAGCGGCCATCTGTTTTTAATGGTATTTTACTTGAAGACGGCGCTGGGGTTGTCGAGGCTGTCGGAGCCTTCCAGCTTGACTTCGCCGAGATCGAGGGCAGCCACGACGCGCTGGATCGACTTGGTCTGGTCGATCAGGCCGTCGATACCAGCCTGAACGGTGGCATTGCCTTCCTTGTTGTTCTCGGCAATCATCTGGTCATAGTGCTCGACGGTCTTGGCACGCTTCACGAGAGCGGTCATCGCCTTCATGGTGGTGTTCAGCTTGGACTTCATTTCCTTGTCCAGAGCCTTGTCCTTGGCGGCAACCAGATCCGACAGGGACGGACCAGTCATCTTGGTGCCATCGACGCGGGTATATTTGCCGGTATAGGCCGAGCGGATGCCGAGTGCGTCGTAATAATGCGAATTATGGGTGTTGTCGGAGAAGCAGTCATGCTCTTCTTCCGGATCGTGCAGCAGCAGGCCGAGCTTCATTCGCTCGCCAGCCAGTTCGCCGTAGGACAGCGAGCCCATGCCGGTCAAAATAGCTTTGAGGCCGGAGGTTGGATCGGCCAGCAAGGTCTTGGTTGCTTCGCCTTCCGGCTTCCAGGCATCGACCATTTCCTGAAGGTCGGAGACCAGCAGGGTCGAAGCCGACTTCAGATATTGGGCGCGCCGGTCGCAATGGCCGCCGGTGCAATTCTTCAAGTCGTAATCGGTAAAGGGACGGTTGCCAGCGCCTGGGCCGGTGCCGTTCAAATCCTGTCCCCAGAGCAGAAATTCGATGGCATGGTAGCCGGTTGCCACATTGGCCTCGACGCCACCGGCTTCCTGGAGCTTGTTGGCCAGGAAATCCGGTGTCAGATTGGTGGCATCCACCTCTTCGCCGTTGATCTTGATCTTGGTATTGGCAATCACATTGGCGGTGTACAGCGCATTCGTATCGCTTTCCGTGCCGTAGGATTTATCGACATAGTCGATCAGGCCTTCGTCCAGCGGCCAGGCATTGACCTTGCCTTCCCAGTCATCAACGATCTTGTTGCCGAAGCGATAGACTTCCGACTGCTGATAGGGCACGCGAGCCTTGATCCAGGCGGAGCGAGCCTTGTTGAGCGTCGATTTGCTGGGCTTGGCAAGCAGCGCGTCAACGGCAGCATCCAGCGTCTTGGCTGTGGTGAGCGAATCCTGGTATTTCGCCTCTGCCAGCTCTGCATAATGCTTCAGCACTGCATCTGCTTCCGGCGCTTTTGCTGCCGGGGCAGCAAAGCTGGTCGAAGCGATGAAAAGCGCCAGTCCGGCGCCGATCATGAATGGTCGAGACATGCCCTCTCCTCTGGCGCCTTTGGCGCCGCTTATGAACTGTGGATGTGGTCTGTGGGCATGTCATGGAACAAAATTAAACTAGTGTCAAACAATCAGGAATAGCCCTCAATATTTAGGGCGCATCCTGATTTCAAGCCTTGACCATCCGGCAGAAGAAAAACCCGTCCGTATCGGTTGCGGCAGGGCTTAAGGTCAGGCTTTTGCCATTGGCAGAGGTGGGCTTGGCGACAGATGCGCCAAACAGCGCCGTCCAACGCTCGAGCATCGGCAACGGTGAAAATTGCGGATGGGCGGCGGTAAAGGCTTCGATCTGCCGGTCGTTTTCCTCTGGCAGCACCGAGCAGGTGACGTAGATTAACTCGCCGCCGGACCGGACATAGGTGGCGGCTTCGGCAAGGGCTTGGCTCTGCTGTTCGATCCGCTCCTGCAAATTGCGGTCAGTCAGCCGCCATTTGGTGTCGGGCCTGCGGCGCCAGGTGCCGGTGCCGGTGCAGGGAGCGTCGACCAGCACCTTGTCGAACCGACCGGCCAAAGACTGCAGGGCGGCAACCCGGTCATGGACCTGGATATTATGGGTGCCTGCGCGTTTCAGCCGCTCGATGATCGGCGCCAGCCGCTTGCGGTCGCTATCATAGGCATGCACCTGGCCCTTGTTGCCCATGGCGGCTGCCATCGCCAGCGTCTTGCCACCGCCGCCTGCGCAGAAATCCAGTACCTGGTGGCCTTCTGACGGTTCGACCAGCGCCGAGACGATCTGCGACCCCTCGTCCTGAACCTCGAACCAGCCTTTCTGGAAGCCAAGCTCGGCGGTGACATTCGGCAGGCGCGACGGGCCTTCGCCCGGTTCGATGCGGATGCCGATGGG
It encodes the following:
- a CDS encoding imelysin family protein → MSRPFMIGAGLALFIASTSFAAPAAKAPEADAVLKHYAELAEAKYQDSLTTAKTLDAAVDALLAKPSKSTLNKARSAWIKARVPYQQSEVYRFGNKIVDDWEGKVNAWPLDEGLIDYVDKSYGTESDTNALYTANVIANTKIKINGEEVDATNLTPDFLANKLQEAGGVEANVATGYHAIEFLLWGQDLNGTGPGAGNRPFTDYDLKNCTGGHCDRRAQYLKSASTLLVSDLQEMVDAWKPEGEATKTLLADPTSGLKAILTGMGSLSYGELAGERMKLGLLLHDPEEEHDCFSDNTHNSHYYDALGIRSAYTGKYTRVDGTKMTGPSLSDLVAAKDKALDKEMKSKLNTTMKAMTALVKRAKTVEHYDQMIAENNKEGNATVQAGIDGLIDQTKSIQRVVAALDLGEVKLEGSDSLDNPSAVFK
- a CDS encoding RsmB/NOP family class I SAM-dependent RNA methyltransferase, which translates into the protein MRLGGRLAGAIEVLSDIETRRRPVADALKDWGLAHRFAGSGDRAAIGNIVYDALRMKLSHAYIMDDDSPAALGYAVLLRQWGMAPESLAADLDGDSFAPVPLTQAQTAAFSSRTLEDAPQFIQGDIPEWVVPSFEAVFGENWLREAQALAVRPSLDLRANTLKANRDKVLKALSHTQARPATISPIGIRIEPGEGPSRLPNVTAELGFQKGWFEVQDEGSQIVSALVEPSEGHQVLDFCAGGGGKTLAMAAAMGNKGQVHAYDSDRKRLAPIIERLKRAGTHNIQVHDRVAALQSLAGRFDKVLVDAPCTGTGTWRRRPDTKWRLTDRNLQERIEQQSQALAEAATYVRSGGELIYVTCSVLPEENDRQIEAFTAAHPQFSPLPMLERWTALFGASVAKPTSANGKSLTLSPAATDTDGFFFCRMVKA